A genomic window from Colletotrichum destructivum chromosome 7, complete sequence includes:
- a CDS encoding Putative Thioredoxin domain-containing protein — translation MQAPVASSRGLTNQVASSLDDAPRPRQILLLLLLLLRIQKNRLAAPTHASRFPREKIPPKHCICTAQKRYLCCPLVTTYIPPSFYKAYRRPAPSRRRTAFFLIQMSTRIFRPFQRIARSSIPSTYRNFHASSPNMVVHNVTSKAEFDAALEKDMVLVDAFATWCGPCKAIAPLLVNLSNEEANSGVHFVKIDVDEVPDVSQELGIRAMPTFLLFWKGKKVQEVVGANPAGLKQAITKLVEDDKAAKANGEKPQE, via the exons ATGCAGGCCCCGGTGGCGTCATCGAGGGGTCTGACAAATCAAGTGGCTTCGTCCCTCGATGATGCGCCCCGTCCGCGCCAGattctgctgctgctgctgctactgctacGGATACAGAAGAACAGACTCGCAGCTCCCACCCACGCCTCCCGCTTCCCGCGCGAAAAAATACCTCCCAAACACTGCATTTGTACAGCGCAAAAGAGGTACCTTTGTTGCCCGCTCGTTACCACATACATCCCACCCTCCTTTTATAAAGCCTATCGCCGTCCCGCCCCATCTCGGCGTCGGactgccttcttcttgatcCAAATGTCCACACGAATCTTCCGCCCTTTCCAACGCATCGCGAGATCTTCAATCCCATCTACCTACAGAAACTTCCACGCCTCTTCGCCCAACATGGTTGTCCACAACGTTACGAG caaggccgagttcgacgctgccctcgagaaggacatggtcctcgtcgacgccttcgccaCCTGGTGCGGTCCCTGCAAGGCCATCGCCCCCCTCCTTGTCAA CCTTTccaacgaggaggccaacAGCGGTGTCCACTTCGTCAAGattgacgtcgacgaggtccccGACGTGAGCCAAGAGCTCGGAATCCGTGCCATGCCTaccttccttctcttttggaagggcaagaaggttCAAGAGGTTGTCGGAGCCAACCCTGCTGGCCTCAAGCAGGCCATTACGAAgttggtcgaggacgacaaggCTGCGAAAGCCAACGGAGAGAAGCCTCAGGAATAA
- a CDS encoding Putative patatin-like phospholipase domain, Acyl transferase/acyl hydrolase/lysophospholipase: MILERPTVGPGHMRPVRILSLDGGGIRGLSSILILKELMRHVNRDRQTKDHLQPWQVFDLIGGTSTGGIIAIMLGCLRMTIEECEEAYISLAKKIFKPKRWKYDGFNRGLDFFSASERYDSSKLEDVVKAIIKARTGSEQAPLLDLNGGATCKVFVTTVQTEDHQLLLLRSYENKQEVDKHSKQFQLWEALRATSAATTYFKEYRRGNAGYLDGALKSNNPIFQAHREARDLWPDREAFLISIGTGTKPSVPLRGNLIHLARTLTKLVTETEETWSRFKGTHKDMLEDSHLFRYSVPGLGGVDLGNYKLMGMVRTNTERHLREASTEKYVMTCAAKVVEIETKTYVSPRPKKAASLRVGDLSDAEKDCLRTLHATSRDYESQRLGIEKPVPGTCQWFLRHPKFVDWLQGASSPLLWVTANPGCGKSVLSSFLVDALSQKANDSIVCSFFFKAGIDSRRDAHQALCALLHQLFVVVPELTQTAMEDYSCKDTSSFTGDIAALWNVLLEAAGRIGKRTIVCVVDALDECADGSRSRFIDQLVTTFPSQCPQGTGAKLKFLVTSRPWPSIETRFRNLLAIRLRGENESSALSQDVEKVVEHRVRELKESSVLSAEASSVVAKVLSDGADRTFLWVSLVFDSIERLQSRKLSSIEKSLESLPSDLDQLYGGAWTSFVDRAASHRLLGIVLAAKRPLKLAELNIALSLADNTTSTAALKHELEPDAEYTVKELGGFFLRIIDSTVFLVHQTARDFLLRSQVDESGKDVTSRIDLDLAEHGLAKTCISYLSLEDLPIRLTLPTDEVERLASNKDFLAKLPPWGRSFYEYASISWMSHLPGHNVFESKSSIYQSVELICDSSRPYFDGWWFFYVEKRFFIEKKAKYPTGYIGCHAHYSTMRGDHAVTRGLLESGTCEAGQSIANHQDLLSETCRRGHVEQLEWILENFDHSTLDLHRSLGLAASLGMIEAVQLILTTEVQVNTPKHGSPTKDRPLAEYALHSRPILELLLDKGLLLRGEDIVSTAKQGHDESLALIIDRAPRDVDDITAYLQKGLALATENGYPRCRTRILKHLPRGAADDLDLSVGLVPAVERYDHNSVRELLAMGATVNDNEGLMLSCSFGHANTAKALTDGHIYPDEVLGEALMSFYDMYMAPDLKLQCLQTVSRAIECRGALHEGFKFVPKFGLSFEESTELLGLFSAKGVRVARRRFVEATALVIAMDENFGLWLVEATDELQDDPTFTAKDFFPLACFWGRSSIVRQLIARGADVNRQDDCGMTPLMAAIASGCSDVVELLLRAGAKSDRYCQLVSRSGPVSDADSELDDLYAQFAKGLGCERLRGTPRSFARELGHGDMVELFDMYGSEVERP, encoded by the exons ATGATTTTAGAGAGACCGACCGTGGGTCCAGGCCACATGAGACCTGTCCGgattctctctctcg ATGGCGGAGGCATCCGAGGACTTTCCTCAATCCTGATTCTCAAAGAGTTGATGCGCCATGTGAACCGAGACCGACAAACCAAAGATCACCTTCAGCCGTGGCAGGTTTTCGACCTCATTGGGGGAACAAGCACTGGCGG GATCATTGCCATCATGCTGGGATGCCTACGAATGACGATTGAAGAATGTGAAGAAGCATACATCAGCCTTGCCAAGAAGATTTTCAAACCGAAGCGATGGAAATACGACGGCTTCAATCGCGGtctcgacttcttctccgccagcGAGCGGTACGACTCATCCAAGCTGGAGGATGttgtcaaggccatcatcaaGGCCCGGACGGGGAGCGAGCAAGCGCCTCTGCTAGACCTCAACGGAGGCGCCACCTGTAAAGT GTTTGTCACTACGGTGCAAACGGAAGACCATCAGTTGTTGCTGCTACGCTCGTACGAGAACAAGCAAGAAGTCGACAAGCACTCGAAGCAATTCCAGTTATGGGAGGCCCTTCGCGCCACGTCGGCTGCCACGACCTACTTCAAGGAATACCGCCGCGGCAATGCCGGGTACCTCGACGGGGCTTTGAAGAGCAACAACCCGATCTTTCAAGCCCATCGCGAGGCCCGGGATCTGTGGCCGGATAGGGAAGCTTTCCTTATCAGCATCGGAACGGGAACCAAGCCGTCGGTGCCTCTCAGAGGGAATCTGATCCACCTGGCGAGGACCCTCACCAAGCTTGTCACCGAAACGGAAGAGACGTGGAGTCGGTTCAAGGGAACACACAAAGACATGTTGGAAGACAGCCATCTCTTCCGCTATAGCGTCCCCGGACTTGGCGGCGTGGACCTGGGCAACTACAAGCTGATGGGGATGGTTCGAACGAACACGGAACGCCATCTGCGAGAGGCATCGACGGAGAAGTATGTGATGACGTGCGCGGCCAAGGTGGTGGAAATCGAGACGAAAACCTATGTGAGCCCCAGACCAAAGAAAGCCGCGTCACTCCGAGTGGGAGATCTCTCGGATGCTGAGAAAG ACTGCCTGCGGACCCTCCACGCGACGAGCAGAGACTACGAGAGCCAGAGACTAGGGATCGAAAAGCCTGTCCCCGGCACCTGCCAATGGTTCCTCCGGCATCCCAAGTTCGTCGACTGGCTGCAGGGCGCGTCATCCCCTCTGCTCTGGGTGACAGCCAACCCCGGCTGCGGCAAATCAGTGCTATCGagcttcctcgtcgacgctctGAGCCAAAAAGCGAACGATTCCATCGTCTGCTCGTTCTTCTTCAAGGCGGGTATCGACAGCCGTCGGGACGCGCATCAGGCCCTCTGCGCTCTGCTTCACCAACTGTTTGTTGTCGTCCCGGAATTGACACAGACGGCGATGGAAGACTACTCTTGCAAAGACACGTCATCCTTCACTGGTGACATCGCAGCGCTCTGGAATGTTCTCCTTGAAGCCGCTGGTCGGATTGGCAAGCGCACGATCGTctgcgtcgtcgacgccttgGACGAGTGCGCAGACGGGTCTCGAAGCCGATTCATCGACCAGCTTGTAACAACGTTCCCATCGCAGTGCCCGCAAGGCACGGGTGCCAAACTGAAATTCCTCGTCACGAGTCGACCGTGGCCGAGTATTGAAACCCGCTTTCGAAACTTGCTCGCCATCCGGCTCCGCGGGGAGAACGAGTCGTCGGCGCTCTCCCAGGATGTCGAAAAGGTCGTCGAACACCGCGTCAGAGAGCTCAAGGAATCATCAGTTCTCTCCGCGGAGGCAAGCTCCGTGGTCGCAAAGGTTCTGTCGGACGGGGCCGATCGTACGTTCCTATGGGTTTCTCTGGTGTTTGACTCCATTGAACGACTCCAATCACGGAAGCTCAGCTCCATCGAAAAGTCTCTGGAGTCGCTACCGAGCGATCTCGACCAGCTCTACGGGGGTGCCTGGACAAGCTTCGTCGACCGCGCCGCGTCGCACCGGCTGTTGGGTATTGTTCTGGCTGCCAAGCGTCCACTCAAGCTGGCGGAGCTCAACATTGCCCTCAGTCTTGCAGACAACACGACGTCTACGGCAGCTCTCAAACACGAATTGGAGCCCGACGCAGAATACAccgtcaaggagctcggAGGCTTCTTCCTGCGCATCATCGACTCCACCGTGTTTCTAGTGCACCAAACTGCGCGagacttcctcctccgctccCAAGTAGACGAGTCTGGAAAGGATGTCACCTCTAGGATTGACCTGGACCTGGCAGAGCACGGCCTCGCAAAAACCTGCATCAGCTACCTCTCGTTGGAAGATCTGCCGATAAGACTTACGTTGCCGACGGATGAAGTAGAAAGACTCGCGTCGAACAAAGATTTCCTCGCCAAGCTTCCGCCTTGGGGAAGGAGTTTCTATGAATATGCTTCGATCAGTTGGATGTCGCATCTTCCGGGCCACAATGTGTTCGAGTCCAAGTCCAGCATATACCAAAGTGTTGAGTTGATATGCGATTCCTCCAGGCCATACTTCGACGGTTGGTGGTTTTTTTACGTCGAGAAAAGGTTCTTCATAGAGAAGAAAGCCAAGTATCCCACAGGCTACATCGGTTGCCATGCACACTATTCTACAATGAGAGGCGACCACGCTGTCACGCGGGGCCTCTTGGAGTCGGGAACATGCGAAGCAGGCCAGAGCATTGCAAACCACCAAGATTTGCTGTCGGAAACGTGTCGGAGAGGACACGTGGAACAGCTTGAATGGATACTGGAGAATTTTGATCATTCGACGCTCGATCTCCACAGGTCGTTGGGGCTCGCGGCAAGCTTGGGCATGATCGAAGCCGTCCAGCTGATTCTCACTACAGAGGTACAAGTCAACACGCCCAAGCACGGGTCACCAACGAAAGACCGGCCTCTTGCCGAGTATGCCCTCCATTCACGCCCCATTCTTGAACTCCTTTTGGACAAggggctcctcctccgcggcGAGGACATTGTGAGCACAGCAAAACAGGGCCACGATGAATCTTTGGCCCTTATCATAGACCGCGCACCACGGGACGTTGACGATATAACAGCATACCTCCAGAAAGGATTGGCTCTGGCGACAGAGAACGGCTATCCACGTTGCCGAACCAGGATTCTAAAGCATCTTCCCCGAGGCGCCGCTGACGATCTCGACCTGTCTGTGGGATTGGTGCCTGCGGTTGAGCGTTACGACCACAACAGCGTCCGTGAGCTGCTTGCCATGGGTGCAACAGTGAATGATAACGAGGGCCTCATGCTCAGCTGCTCTTTTGGACACGCAAACACTGCAAAAGCACTAACTGACGGCCACATTTACCCGGACGAGGTGCTTGGAGAAGCACTGATGTCGTTCTACGACATGTACATGGCGCCCGATTTGAAGCTTCAATGTCTCCAAACTGTATCGAGGGCTATCGAGTGTCGAGGAGCTCTTCACGAAGGGTTCAAGTTCGTCCCCAAGTTTGGGCTCAGCTTCGAAGAGAGCACGGAGCTCCTCGGACTGTTTTCAGCCAAGGGCGTTCGCGTGGCTCGCCGTAGGTTTGTCGAGGCGACAGCATTGGTTATCGCCATGGACGAAAATTTCGGTCTCTGGTTGGTAGAAGCCACGGATGAACTTCAAGACGACCCGACTTTCACAGCCAAAGACTTTTTCCCTCTGGCATGCTTCTGGGGTCGGAGCTCGATCGTCCGGCAGTTGATAGCTCGTGGAGCCGACGTCAACAGACAGGATGACTGTGGCATGACTCCTCTCATGGCTGCCATAGCATCTGGATGCTCGGATGTGGTCGAGTTGCTCCTTCGGGCAGGGGCCAAGTCGGATCGGTACTGCCAGCTAGTGTCCCGATCGGGGCCAGTGTCGGATGCCGACTCAGAGTTGGACGATTTGTACGCACAGTTCGCCAAGGGACTTGGTTGCGAGAGGCTGCGAGGCACACCCCGATCTTTCGCGCGAGAACTTGGACATGGGGACATGGTGGAGTTGTTTGACATGTATGGCAGTGAAGTGGAGCGCCCGTGA
- a CDS encoding Putative oligopeptide transporter, OPT superfamily produces the protein MSDLRDEKAALSDPKTSSAAKVAVDPVFETSEKLFVGGLDSDSPDGTKRNSVDDSEPEYDFKSAEFANIPELVRTVVGFEDDPSLPVITFRSLLLSTVFCIIGSTVSQLSYFRTTTAPFPVFFVILASAPLGRLLARVLPDYTVPLGRFSFSLNPGPFSIKEHAIIGIAANAGSQGQWATFLPTNAALYYGITMNPAVALFFGWGASLLGFSFAAMVRKILIDDPEFIFPLSLQQVTLYRSMQGKTELHKSVSKKQMKVFWWILLATFIWQFLPEYLFPFVAALAPLCWFASKNHTVNFLGAGRGGIGLLNITLNWSNITSTVITYPYSVQVTVFVGFVITTWILIPVAYFGDLWGSPTYNIMSNGVFQKNGSAYPFESLIYTDSSGVQHVNETAYHEVGLAYSGAQYTWEIFMWYASYISSFVWCGLFLGPKVAKIWKARKAEGEYHQDRLREWGILTAVPIGILLVIVATKSVWMPTWTYFVALGFGGAAMLPMSLVYAMSGYSIKVGFFNELIYGYMIDAPGSSRHPLGQLAYRIISGNVWYDARTVLEDQKIGHYLHLPPRQVIGIQIIANMIALPINYGVMRWVIASKFDYVSGRVPDPQGQWTGQEFKSYNTAGIQYALVGPKKLFASSFFKPVLYGFPAGAIAPIIIWLLHKKFPKARFDLWNSTIFFASAATFHGNLSTGPFTTFLVGTFFNFYLYRYRRAFWNKWAYISGAALDTGFNANLLFIFIFLGTTGAVMVKWWGNNADNIERCFALKK, from the exons ATGTCCGATCTACGTGACGAAAAGGCGGCGTTGAGCGACCCAAAgacatcgtcggcggccaaAGTGGCCGTTGACCCGGTCTTTGAAACATCAGAGAAGCTCTTTGTGGGCGGCCTTGACTCAGACAGCCCAGACGGGACCAAGAGGAACTCGGTCGACGACTCGGAGCCAGAATATGACTTCAAATCCGCAgagttcgccaacatcccGGAACTTGTTCGAACTGTTGTCGGATTCGAGGATGACCCCTCGTTGCCCGTGATAACCTTTCGATCGCTTCTTTTGTCGACAGTCTTTTGCATCATCGGGAGCACCGTCTCTCAGCTGTCCTA CTTCCGAACAACCACGGCCCCGTTCCCCGTCTTTTTCGTCATCTTGGCTTCGGCGCCTCTCGGCCGCTTGCTCGCAAGGGTTCTGCCAGACTACACGGTGCCTCTGGGCAGGTTTTCGTTCTCGCTTAACCCGGGGCCGTTTTCGATCAAGGAGCATGCTATCATCGGCATCGCTGCCAATGCTGGCAGTCAAGGCCAATGGGCAA CTTTCCTGCCGACTAACGCGGCGCTCTACTACGGCATCACTATGAACCCAGCAGTTGCGCTCTTCTTTGGATGG GGCGCTTCGCTTCTCGGCTTCTCGTTTGCAGCAATGG TCCGCAAGATTCTGATTGACGATCCCGAGTTTATCTTCCCCCTTTCACTGCAACAAGTTACTCTGTACAGAAGTATGCAGGGAAAGACCGAGCTCCATAAGAGCGTGTCCAAGAAACAGATGAAG GTGTTTTGGTGGATTTTGCTGGCTACATTCATTTGGCAGTTCTTGCCGGAATACCTCTTCCCTTTCGTTGCCGCACTTGCACCTCTCTGCTGGTTTGCGAGTAAAAACCACACCGTCAACTTCTTAGGCGCCGGTAGGGGAGGAATTGGGCTTCTCAACATCACGCTCAACTGGTCAAACATCACATCTACCGTCATCACCTACCCTTACAGTGTTCAGGTCACCGTATTTGTGGGATTCGTCATTACC ACGTGGATCTTGATCCCAGTAGCGTACTTTGGTGATCTCTGGGGGTCTCCAACATACAACATCATGTCAAACGGCGTGTTCCAAAAGAATGGATCCGCTTATCCCTTTGAGTCTCTCA TTTACACGGACTCGAGTGGTGTCCAGCATGTGAACGAAACGGCATATCATGAGGTTGGCCTTGCCTACTCTGGTGCACAGTACACTTGGGAAATCTTCATG TGGTACGCGTCGTACATCTCATCTTTTGTTTGGTGCGGTCTATTCTTAGGTCCAAAGGTTGCAAAGATCTGGAAGGCAAGGAAGGCCGAAGGCGAGTACCATCAAGATCGTTTAAG GGAATGGGGCATTCTGACTGCGGTACCCATCGGGATCTTGTTGGTCATCGTGGCTACAAAGTCTGTTTGGATGCCCACTTGGACCTACTTCGTTGCTCTCGGTTTCGGTGGTGCCGCCATGCTTCCAATGAGTTTAGTCTACGCCATGTCGGGCTACTCGATCAAAGTCGGTTTCTTCAACGAGCTCATCTATGGAT ACATGATTGATGCACCGGGATCATCTCGACATCCTCTCGGCCAACTTGCGTACCGCATCATCTCCGGCAACGTTTGGTACGATGCTCGCACAGTTCTGGAGGACCAAAAA ATTGGGCACTATCTTCATCTGCCTCCCAGACAAGTCATCGGCATCCAGATCATTGCCAACATGATTGCGCTCCCCATCAACTATGGTGTCATGCGCTGGGTCATCGCTTCAAAGTTCGACTATGTAAGCGGGCGGGTACCAGACCCTCAGGGACAATGGACAGGTCAAGAGTTCAAGAGCTACAACACCGCCGGCATCCAGTACGCTCTTGTCGGCCCGAAGAAGCTATTCGCATCATCATTCTTCAAGCCTGTACTGTATGGCTTCCCTGCCGGTGCGATAGCGCCCATTATCATTTGGCTGTTGCATAAGAAATTCCCCAAGGCCCGATTCGACCTCTGGAACTCGACAATCTTcttcgccagcgccgccacctTTCACGGAAACCTTAGCACCGGGCCCTTTACCACGTTCCTCGTCGGAACGTTCTTCAACTTCTACTTGTACCGATACAGACGGGCATTTTGGAATAAGTGGGCTTACATTAGCGGTGCGGCGTTGGACACCGGGTTCAACGCCAACTTGTTgttcatcttcatcttccttggcACGACGGGTGCCGTCATGGTGAAATGGTGGGGAAATAATGCGGACAACATCGAGAGATGCTTTGCCTTGAAGAAGTAG
- a CDS encoding Putative heterokaryon incompatibility has protein sequence MMASQPLTQAADFPYSPLDENRNEIRVLSLQTIERPPLANLRDEPPEWHGLVHCTIQHVSLDAHLPDYRQWESKAQPLSRRNSDERWRLFSNERYRSLSPARVSSPFERPRTHPRYHRFAWGDYGALSYTWGDQTVRVPIIMNGQVVLVGQSLEAALRALSSDPDYIDGLKIWADAICINQKDMKERSRQVKRMRMVYGKALIVSIWLGSVPDAAIPDMAQLHDMVLKSTDKEAASEVLEATLTDPDKKQAIKRAVDVVVKKSYWSRVWVIQEKCLGPFNPSILFGTFRMGLIPLHNFLQAASNINGAVRAREKAWRVLKLVELVTANQERVRRGYAQTDSERRKDQDELGLLLTIGRMAGSLDLRDRLYGLMGMIPEYVAQHIEPDYAKEVEDVFCDFAKALITGFKSFDVVLTGTKESTLKLPTWVPDLTSPWDPYLWGSDCDASWGQKAEFRLETGEKTLVTNGYLVDVVDGTAPFLGWEHGELEIWQDAVQPTCTTMPDSPKEAILRSLHRAAIYDCSTGSTVLDIPWLESLKPDDPDVMALEKRGWGKVLKHANLNDLTQFRKQVNAHFRPWGRDLKSFFPSVKEAGECRDPRAFLESLDRHVGIVYPVFTTAGGLFGTAILQTLRKGDSIFVIPGCSAPIIMRKKESQWQVVTQCFVDGLMRGETKSRVDDGTCKLDELRIV, from the coding sequence ATGATGGCGTCTCAACCACTCACGCAAGCCGCCGATTTTCCCTACTCTCCACTCGACGAGAACCGTAACGAGATTCGGGTTCTCAGCTTGCAGACAATCgagcggccgccgctggcaaATCTTCGCGACGAGCCACCAGAATGGCATGGGCTTGTCCACTGCACCATTCAACATGTGTCACTCGATGCGCACCTTCCAGACTACCGGCAATGGGAGTCCAAGGCGCAGCCACTGTCCCGGCGCAACAGCGACGAGCGTTGGCGGCTCTTCTCCAACGAACGATACCGCTCTTTGAGCCCGGCGAGAGTGAGCTCGCCTTTTGAGCGGCCACGTACGCACCCTCGGTATCACCGCTTCGCGTGGGGTGACTACGGCGCGCTGAGCTACACTTGGGGAGACCAGACGGTCAGGGTGCCGATCATCATGAACGGCCAAGTTGTGCTCGTCGGCCAGAGTCTGGAAGCGGCGCTTCGAGCCTTGTCTTCCGACCCGGACTATATCGATGGTCTCAAAATCTGGGCCGATGCGATCTGCATCAATCAAAAGGACATGAAGGAGCGGAGCCGTCAAGTCAAGCGGATGCGCATGGTTTACGGCAAGGCGCTCATAGTTTCCATATGGCTGGGCTCGGTTCCGGACGCCGCCATACCCGACATGGCCCAGCTTCATGATATGGTTCTCAAGTCAACAGACAAAGAGGCTGCGTCCGAAGTGTTAGAAGCGACGTTGACCGATCCGGATAAGAAACAGGCCATCAAGCGCGCCGTCGATGTGGTCGTCAAGAAATCGTACTGGTCCCGGGTTTGGGTGATCCAGGAGAAGTGCCTGGGGCCGTTCAACCCTTCCATCCTGTTCGGGACGTTCCGCATGGGACTTATACCGCTTCACAATTTTCTGCAGGCAGCATCGAACATCAATGGCGCCGTCAGAGCTCGCGAGAAGGCCTGGCGTGTTTTGAAGTTGGTCGAGTTGGTCACCGCCAATCAAGAGCGTGTTCGCCGCGGGTACGCACAAACGGATTCGGAGCGTAGAAAGGACCAAGACGAGCTTGGCTTACTCTTAACGATTGGCAGGATGGCCGGCTCCCTTGATCTGAGAGACCGCCTCTATGGGTTGATGGGTATGATACCCGAATATGTCGCACAACATATCGAACCCGACTACGCGAAAGAGGTTGAAGACGTGTTCTGCGACTTTGCCAAGGCTCTCATTACTGGTTTCAAATCTTTCGATGTTGTCCTCACTGGCACAAAGGAATCGACGCTCAAGCTTCCGACATGGGTGCCGGACCTGACTTCACCTTGGGATCCTTATCTCTGGGGTTCAGATTGTGACGCTAGTTGGGGTCAGAAGGCCGAGTTCAGACTAGAGACGGGTGAAAAAACTCTGGTCACCAACGGCTACCTTGTCGACGTTGTCGATGGAACAGCGCCTTTCCTGGGGTGGGAACACGGAGAGCTTGAGATCTGGCAAGACGCCGTTCAGCCGACCTGCACGACAATGCCAGACAGTCCGAAGGAAGCGATCCTACGGAGTCTACACCGAGCTGCCATCTACGACTGCTCTACGGGGAGCACCGTTCTCGACATACCCTGGCTCGAAAGCCTCAAACCCGACGATCCGGATGTTATGGCTCTAGAAAAGCGCGGCTGGGGCAAAGTCCTCAAACACGCCAACCTCAACGACCTCACGCAGTTCCGGAAGCAGGTCAACGCGCACTTCCGACCCTGGGGCCGGGATCTGAAGTCGTTTTTCCCCAGCGTCAAAGAAGCTGGCGAATGCAGAGACCCGAGAGCGTTTTTGGAGTCTCTCGACAGGCACGTCGGCATCGTGTACCCTGTGTTCACGACCGCTGGGGGGCTTTTCGGAACAGCGATACTTCAAACGCTGCGGAAGGGAGATTCCATTTTCGTGATACCCGGGTGTTCGGCGCCGATCATCATGCGGAAGAAGGAGAGCCAGTGGCAAGTCGTCACACAATGCTTTGTTGATGGCCTTATGCGTGGAGAAACGAAGAGTAGAGTGGATGACGGGACTTGCAAGCTTGATGAGCTTCGGATTGTGTAA
- a CDS encoding Putative FAD dependent oxidoreductase, D-amino acid oxidase, D-amino-acid oxidase, with the protein MTNNIVVLGAGVSGLTAALLLSKSKANSVTVISKHMPGDYDIEYTSPWAGANVLPMAPESDSRWERRTWPELSRLAAEVPEAGIHFQKSQVFRRKKDIEAGGNPYDALYAVDPWYRSLLPDFRDLRADELPANAHSGSEFTSVCINTALYLPWLVGQCRKNGVVFKRGVIAHIHQLKALHHSGRPADVVVNCSGLLACKLGGVEDKAVQAARGQVVVVRNEVEPMATISGTDDGATEVCYMMTRAAGGGTVLGGTYDKGNWDPNPDPNIANRIMKRCVELSPALTGGRGVEALDIIRHGVGLRPYREGGVRIETDRATFADGTPVVHNYGHAGWGFQGSYGCAERVVELVNEIRAERGDKLVDEPEMFSWDKASKL; encoded by the exons ATGACGAACAACATTGTTGTGCTCGG TGCTGGCGTGTCGGGCCTCACGGCGGCCCTGCTCCTGTCCAAGAGCAAAGCCAATTCCGTGACTGTGATCTCGAAGCATATGCCCGGCGACTACGACATTGAGTACACGTCGCCATGGGCCGGTGCCAACGTCCTGCC CATGGCGCCCGAGTCCGATAGCAGATGGGAGCGGAGGACATGGCCTGAACTCAgccgcctggccgccgaggtcccGGAAGCGGGTATTCACTTCCAGA AGAGCCAGGTCTTCAGACGTAAGAAGGATATCGAGGCCGGTGGTAACCCCTACGACGCCCTGTACGCCGTGGACCCGTGGTACCGCAGCCTGCTCCCGGACTTCCGCGACCTTCGCGCGGACGAGCTTCCCGCCAACGCGCACTCGGGCTCCGAGTTCACGTCGGTGTGCATCAACACGGCGCTCTACCTGCCGTGGCTCGTGGGCCAGTGCCGCAAGAacggcgtcgtcttcaagCGCGGCGTCATCGCGCACATCCACCAGCTCAAGGCGCTGCACCACTCGGGCCGTccggccgacgtcgtcgtcaactGCTCGGGCCTGCTGGCGTgcaagctgggcggcgtcgaggacaaggCGGTGCAGGCGGCGCGGGGCCAGGTCGTGGTGGTGAGGAACGAGGTCGAGCCGATGGCGACCATCTCGGGCACCGACGACGGGGCGACCGAGGTGTGCTACATGATGACGCgggcggccgggggcggGACGGTCCTGGGCGGGACGTACGACAAGGGCAACTGGGACCCGAACCCAGACCCCAACATTGCGAACCGCATCATGAAGCGGTGCGTCGAGCTGAGCCCGGCGCTGACGGGCGGCAGGGGCGTCGAGGCGCTGGATATCATCCGGCACGGCGTCGGGCTGCGGCCGTaccgcgagggcggcgtccgGATCGAGACGGACAGGGCGACGTTCGCCGACGGCACGCCGGTGGTGCACAACTACGGCCACGCCGGATGGGGGTTCCAGGGGTCGTACGGCTGCGCCGAGCGGGTTGTCGAGCTGGTCAACGAGATCCGCGCCGAGAGGGGGGACAAGTTGGTGGATGAGCCCGAGATGTTCTCGTGGGACAAGGCAAGCAAGTTATAG